The Grus americana isolate bGruAme1 chromosome 29, bGruAme1.mat, whole genome shotgun sequence genome contains the following window.
CCTgaccccccctgcagccccgccgcccccggagACGGGCCCCGCCGAGGAGCCGCGACGGGACCCACCGGCTGCCCGGTCCCGGCCGGACCCCCCGGAGCACGGAGagacccccccccgggccccttCCCCGGGGGCAGAAGACCCTCCGAGCCGCCCCGGCCGAACCCCCCGGACGGCCGGCGAGACCCCCGCCCCCGACTCGTCCCATCGCTGGAACAGAGACCCCGGCCCGCTCCGCGCCCCCCCGGGACCCTTCCCCGGGGCCAGGGACCCCCGGGGAGACGCGGTCCCCTTCCCGGGCCGCGAGAACCGGCACCCCTGGGGACCCGCCAGCCGTCCCCGCGGGGGCGAAGGACGCCTGGAGCCCCCCGCCCGGACCGGGGGCGAAGGCCCCGGaccccctgcccgcaccccccccctcccctcccgggcTGGCCCCCGGTCGCCGAGGGTCCcgctccctgggctgggggtagccgggctgccccgtgcccccccgGCTGAGCTGGCCCTGAGCCGGCGGGGTGGCCGTGGGGCATCGAGGAgccccgggggggctgcggcacCCTGCCCCTCCCTGGCCCCATGGCGGCCAAGTGGTTCAAGGAGTTCCCCTCCAACCTGAAGACGGTTTCGGAGAGGGCTCGGCCGGGCAGCGGGAGCCTGGGCAAGAGCCGCAAGAATTCGGCTGCCgagctggggggctgccgggccAGCCCGGGGGGTGGCAAGGAGGGGGGTGGCCGGCTGTCGCGGGACAATCTGCAGGGTCTGCTCCAGGCCGCTACTGGGAAGATGCGGAAGAACTCACGAGCGGAGGGGGGCGCGCCGGagggaccccccaaaacctgTGGCACCTACATCAACCGCCTCATCAAGGTGGAGGCTCATGAGAAGAATGGGAAGGGGTAccctgcccccccgcccgccAGCCTGCCTGCCCCCGAGCAGGACAAGGGGAAGACCCCCAAGACGGAGACGGTAAGGGGGGGGAAACCAGGgaggactgggggggggggcggcacgCGGCACCGGCAGCTTTAACTTCTTTGGGCTCTGGCTCATTAGCCCAGCTAACCCCGGCCTTTCATCGCGCCCCGCTCTGCTGCCTTCAAGTCCTGTTCAAAGCTCCCTTCATCCCAAGTGCCCTTCATctgctggggatggggtggggtgggggggcgctGGCTGGGCCCCCTCGCTGCGTCCTGCCGTGTCTCATCCCTCCCTGACCCCGGCACTCGGCTGCTGGTTAAACAAAGGCTGACGTAAAGGTTTTCTGAGCAGCCGGACTTTCACCCCCACACAGCCCCGGGGGTGGCTGGGAGCCAGttggagggggggtgggggggggtggggtggggggggggtggggtgtgacCCAAAAGGGTCCCCGAGCACCCCGCTCTCTCCAGGCTCCTCCCCACCACTGGGGCGCATAGCAATGGGCGCTGCCCCCACCCAAAGGTGTGACTGGGTGCACCCTCGTGGGGTTGTGGCATGGCTCCATTGGCCCCGGATGAGCTGCCGTCCTCCCCCGGGGACCCCAGTGTCCTGTCCCCTGCCTGGCTGGGCGCCCGTGCCCATGGGCACACCCAGTGGGACCCCCAGCAGTGCCCTGAGGCCAGTGGTgcccgtcccctccccaggTCATCATCCTGGAGGACTACGCCGACCCCTACGATGCCAAGCGCACCAAGGGGCAGCGGGATGCTGAGCGGCTGGGGGAAAACGACGGCTACATGGAGCCCTACGACGCCCAGCAGATGATCACAGGTACGTGCTGCGCCATGCcatgctgtgccgtgccatgccgtgccatgccaTCCTGCAGCAGCGCGGCTGGCACCGCTCCCCAGCTGGGAGCGCGTGGCCGCCCTCAGAGCCGCCTGGCGCGGGAGGCTCCGGGAACAGGAAAGCCGCTTGCCGCTTCCTGCGGCTGCGTGGGGCCAGATAAGGAGCGGGCGCGAGGCCGGACGCTGACCCGTGCCCGCCGGCCCCTCGCCCGGTGCCACGACCTGCCGCCATCGCCTGATGGGTGCACGGGGACGGTGCGAAGTCCTCAGTGCCACCCGGCTGTCCTTGGCGGAGTGGGGGGACACAGCACCCCTGAGGGTCCCCCGCAGCCATGCCCCCCAACCAGCGACCCCCCGGCCAGCGCGGCGGCCGCCCAGCTGGCCAGAACAACAGGAACTGACTCGGCCGgaagctggaaataaaagatttgCTGCTGATGTTTTTTTTCCCGTGCGGGGCAGCCCAGGCTGTTTGGTGGAGCCCGGCGCCACGGCACGAAGCgggggctggtggtggtggggggggtgttgagCCCCCCGGGGTGGCCTCCCGTGGGGCTGAGCTCCAGTGCGGGGTGTAGCATCCTGCCGCACCGGCAGCCTCGGGGCTGCGACAGCAGGCCAGGCGCCACGAGGATGGGCcccttcctgctcctgctcctccagagcCAGTTCCCAATGGGCGTCCCCGGCATGGGGACCCTGGTGCACATCCCTCCTCCAAgggcaggtggggggggggggggggggggggaggtttttttgtgtgtgtgtctcaaGGGACAcacaagccccccccccccccccgacccacTGTCCCTCTTCCCCACAGAAATCCGCCGTCGGGGCTCCAAGGACCCCCTGGTCAAAGCCATCCTGCTGCTGGACGGTCCTGGcgagcctggggaggggggcggcaAGGCGGAGCCGGCCAAGCGGCCCGGGGGCAaggaggtggcagggaaggggcCCCAGCTCTATGACACCCCCTATGAGCCCGGGGAGGGGGTACCCGGGGGAA
Protein-coding sequences here:
- the SHE gene encoding SH2 domain-containing adapter protein E translates to MAAKWFKEFPSNLKTVSERARPGSGSLGKSRKNSAAELGGCRASPGGGKEGGGRLSRDNLQGLLQAATGKMRKNSRAEGGAPEGPPKTCGTYINRLIKVEAHEKNGKGYPAPPPASLPAPEQDKGKTPKTETVIILEDYADPYDAKRTKGQRDAERLGENDGYMEPYDAQQMITEIRRRGSKDPLVKAILLLDGPGEPGEGGGKAEPAKRPGGKEVAGKGPQLYDTPYEPGEGVPGGTPERRARAGDGRLPENDERPAGEYEQPWEWKKEQIVKALSVQFEGSERPKEEAPRQHLRQKSWTPKMLKPVGAEHAEGERVDPALALEKQPWYHGAITRAEAESRLQACREAGYLVRTSETGSGKYSIALKTSQGCVHIIVAQTKDNKYTLSQASGAFASIPEVVHYYSTEKLPFKGAEHMALLHPVHCKLH